Proteins co-encoded in one Nitrospirota bacterium genomic window:
- a CDS encoding c-type cytochrome, with amino-acid sequence MKTRIFPLIVAVVFLAASAGAAERHMMQPLVPAEKLADARALTSPLPSSPEIVAQGKALYNGKGTCFNCHGKEGDGKGPVAAQLDPSPRNFQHHGFWRHRTEGEIFWVIKNGSPGTGMIGFAGQLTDEEIWTLIQYERSFAGEHGPGMMGPGGGMGGREHRGPRGGMGGCEGEACVR; translated from the coding sequence ATGAAGACTCGTATCTTCCCATTGATAGTCGCAGTGGTTTTTCTTGCCGCTTCTGCTGGGGCCGCTGAGCGGCATATGATGCAGCCGCTGGTGCCGGCGGAGAAGCTGGCCGACGCGCGCGCGCTCACGAGCCCCTTGCCGAGTTCTCCGGAGATCGTCGCGCAGGGCAAGGCGCTCTACAACGGCAAGGGGACCTGTTTCAATTGTCATGGGAAAGAGGGGGATGGTAAGGGACCGGTGGCGGCCCAGTTGGATCCTTCGCCGCGCAATTTCCAGCACCATGGATTCTGGCGCCATCGCACGGAAGGCGAAATCTTCTGGGTCATCAAAAACGGATCGCCCGGCACCGGCATGATCGGATTTGCCGGTCAACTGACCGATGAGGAGATCTGGACCCTCATCCAGTATGAGCGCAGTTTCGCCGGAGAACATGGCCCCGGCATGATGGGACCTGGCGGCGGCATGGGCGGCAGGGAACATCGTGGACCGAGGGGTGGCATGGGCGGGTGTGAAGGCGAAGCCTGCGTCCGGTAA